One genomic region from Zalophus californianus isolate mZalCal1 chromosome 14, mZalCal1.pri.v2, whole genome shotgun sequence encodes:
- the LOC113912550 gene encoding securin-like encodes MATLIFVDKENGEPGTRVAPKDRLKPGSRPPVKALAGRSQVLTPRVGKMFDAQAALPKVARKALGTVNRATENSVKTNGSLKQKQPTFSAKKVTEKTIKAKSSVPASDDTYPEIEKFFPFNPLDFESFDLPEEHQIARLPLSGVPLMILDEERELEKLLHLGPPSPLKMPSPPWESNLLQPQSILLTLDVELPPVCYDLDI; translated from the coding sequence ATGGCTACCCTGATCTTTGTTGATAAGGAAAATGGAGAACCAGGCACCCGTGTGGCTCCCAAGGACAGGCTGAAGCCAGGGTCTAGGCCTCCAGTAAAAGCTTTAGCTGGGAGATCTCAGGTTTTAACACCACGTGTAGGCAAAATGTTTGATGCTCAAGCAGCCTTACCTAAAGTTGCCAGAAAGGCTTTGGGAACTGTCAACAGAGCCACAGAAAACTCAGTAAAGACTAATGGATCTCTCAAACAGAAGCAGCCGACCTTCTCTGCCAAAAAGGTGACTGAGAAGACTATCAAAGCAAAAAGCTCTGTTCCTGCCTCGGATGACACCtatccagaaatagaaaaattctttcCCTTCAATCCTTTAGATTTTGAGAGTTTTGACCTGCCTGAAGAGCACCAGATTGCACGCCTCCCCTTGAGTGGAGTGCCTCTCATGATCCTTGATGAGGAGAGGGAACTCGAGAAGCTCTTGCACCTGGGCCCCCCTTCACCTCTGAAGATGCCCTCTCCACCATGGGAGTCGAATCTGTTGCAGCCTCAAAGCATTCTGTTGACCCTGGATGTTGAATTGCCACCTGTTTGCTATGACTtagatatttaa